The sequence below is a genomic window from Massilia oculi.
ATGTTGATGTCCGCCAGGCGACCTGCGGTATCGCTGAAGTTCGCGATCGTCTGGGGCGGCGTACCGCAATTCTGGTTGTTCGGTTCACTCTTGAACTGGACGTTGTACACATCGCCGTACTCGAGCTTGTTCGGGAATGCGAAACTGACCGGGTCGCCAGGCTTGGCCGGTGGCGCGATGGCGATTTCCATGCCATTGGTGGTCAGGACGGCGCCCGGGTAGACGATGCCGGTGATGGTGCCTTTGACAACGAACTCGGCTTTGTCGCTGCCGCCGCAGCCGGCCAGGCCCGCGGCCAGCGCCAGCGCGAGCGCCGGACGGATCAGGGAAGACTTCATGCGTAACGCTCCAGGGAAAATTAAGGGGTGCAGGTGACGGCCACGTTGGTAACGGCGGCGGGGCCCACGGTGCCGCTGCCATTGGCGACGGTGCAGGTCTGGCCGGCCGGTTGTTCCAGGATCGCGACGCCGTACGGCGAGTCTTCGGCGATGTCGGCCATCCTGAACCCGGTGGCGCCAGCCGGCACGGTCACCTTGTCGGATCCGTTGACCAGGACCAGATTGCCCTTCAGGTTGCTGACGCTGCCGGACAGCGCATGGCGGTTGAGCTCGCACGTGATGTAGACGGTGTAGACGTGGTAGCCGGCACGACCGCTCGCATTTTCGATCGTGCAATCCTTGACGTTCGATGGCTTCGATACGAACTCGACGGTATACCGGTCGTCGGTCGAGATCAGATTGTCGAACGACCATTGTCCCGCGCCGGAACCATTGGCAGGCGGATCGATTTTCTTTTCTTGACCGCCGTTCTTCACGACCAGGCCGGTCTTGGTCACGCCTTGGTACGTGCCGCCCAATATCAGTTGGCCATCGCTGCCGCCGCAGGCAGACAAGGCGACCGCGCAGGCCAGCGCCGCGCCGGCACGCAGGTAGGAACTCTTCATAACATCTCCAAAAAATCTAGCGGGAAAGCGCAGCTGCGCGGTGAGAATGGAAAAATCGCTCAACATTTTAGTCCATTTGGCAAGCAGCTGGTCCATTTCGGGCGCATTTGGTTTTGTATCTTGGTGTAACCATAATTCAACAAAGGCAACATTCCGGGGCGCTGACGGCGTGCGCATTGCATTCGGCGTGGCGCATCGCTATGCTTGGGGCGCACCTTTTCTCCCCTCTTGACCTGGAAGCCGATGACCCGCCAACCCTGGCCGAAAGCCGTCCTGTTCGACCTCGACGATACCCTGTGGCCGATCGCGCCCGTGATCCTGGAAGCCGAAAAACTGTTGTATGCCTGGCTGGCCGAGCATGCGCCGCTGGTGGCCGAACGCTTCACGATCGACAGCCTGCGCGCGGCGCGCCTGGAATTGCTGGCGGCGCGCCCCGAATTCGGGATCGACCTGGGCGCGCTGCGCCACGCCGGCCTGGTCGCCGCCTTCGAACAGGTGGGCGAGGATCCCGGCAAGGTCGAACTGGCGATGACCGTGTTCTTTGCCGCCCGCAATGCCGTGACGCCTTATGACGATGTCGTGCCGGGCCTCGAGCGCCTGAAGAAACACGTCCTGGTCGGTTCGGTCACCAATGGCGTGGCCGACCTGCAGACCATCGGCCTGGCCCACCACTTCCAGGCCTCGGTGGCGGCGCGGCAGTATGGCCGCGCCAAGCCCGACCCCGGCATCTTCCTGGCCGGCTGCGCCGCGCTCGGCGTGGAGCCTGGCGAGACCCTGTACGTGGGCGACGACCTGCTGCTGGACGTGCAGGGCGCCCAGCGCGCGGGCCTGCGCGCGGCCTGGATGAACCGGACCGGCAAGGTCAATGAGCTCGCCCATGAAGTCCGGCCCGACGTCGAGGTGGCCAGCCTCGACGCGCTGCTCGACTGGCTCGGCTTCATGTAGTACAAGGGCAAGAGCGTTGGACATGCGTCACAGCAAGCCTTGTGCCGCCCGTACCATGCCCCAACCTGCCTATAATGCACACCTTAAACAAGGACGCTCTCGAACGTTTCCCGGAATCATGCAACTCGACCAACGTGCCCAAACCCTGCTCAAAGCCCTCGTCGAACGGTATATCGCCGACGGCCAGCCGGTAGGCTCGCGCGCGCTGTCCAAGCTGTCGGGCCTGGAATTGTCGCCAGCCACCATCCGCAACGTCATGGCCGACCTCGAGGAGATGGGATTCGTCGCCAGTCCGCACACCTCGGCCGGCCGCATCCCGACCCCGCGCGGCTACCGCGTGTTCGTCGACACCCTGCTGACGGTGGGGCCGATCGACGACAAGGCGGTCGATGCCGAGCGCATGCGTTTGCCGCAGCCCTTATCCAACCTGCAACCGCAGAAGCTGATCGCCAACGCGGCGCAGATGCTGTCCTCGTTGTCGCAATTCGCCGGCGTGGTGCAGAGCCCGCGCCGCGAGTCGGTATTCCAGCAGATCGAATTCCTGCGCCTGGGCGAAAAGCGGATCCTGCTCGTGATCGTCGATCCGCGCGGCGACGTCCAGAACCGGCTGCTGCTGCTCGATAAGGATTATTCTCCCGCGCAACTGACCCAGTCGGCCAATTACCTGAACCAGAACTTCGCCGGCCTGTCCTTCGACGCAGTGCGCAAGCGCCTGAGTGGCGAGCTGCAGCAATTGCGCGACGATATGGGGCGCCTGATGCAGGCGGCGGTCGAGGCCGGCAGCGAGGCGATGGCCGAGGGGGATGACATGGTCATCGCCGGCGAGCGCAACCTGCTGTCGGTGTCCGACCTGTCGTCCAACATGAGTTCGCTGCGCCAGATGTTCGAGATGTTCGAACAAAAAACTGGCTTGATGCAATTGCTCGACGTGTCGAGCAAAGCCGGCGGCGTGCAGATCTTCATCGGCGGCGAATCGAAGCTGGTGCCGATGGACGAGATGAGCGTGGTGACGGCGCCGTATGCGGTCGACGGCCGCATCGTCGGCACATTGGGCGTGATCGGCCCGACGCGGATGGCCTATGAAAGGGTGATCCCGATCGTCGACATCACGGCCAAGCTGCTGTCGAACGCCCTCAGTCACGGCTGAATTGCCAACAACAATAGAAAAGGGCGCGTGGGATGGTTCCCATGCGCCCTTTTTACTTAGCTTTACACCGGCCGTACCAGTTGCGGAATCACTCCGGCTTGGCGATACCCCGGCACTGCGGGCAGCTGCCATAGATCGCCAGCGCGTGCTCGACGATCGTGAAGCCGTGTTGTTCGGCGATCATCTGCTGGCGCTTTTCGATCTCGTCGTCGTAGAACTCTTCGACGCGGCCGCAGGTGACGCACACCAGGTGGTCGTGGTGGGAACCGGCGTTGAGCTCATAGATGGCCTTGCCGGTCTCGAAATGGTTGCGGTTGAGCAGGCCGGCCTGCTCGAACTGGGTCAATACGCGGTAAACGGTCGCGAGGCCCACGTCCATATTGTCAGCAAGAAGGATCTTGTAGACATCTTCCGCCGTCAAATGCCGCACGGAGCTGTTCTGGAAGATTTCCAGGATTTTCAGCCGTGGCAGCGTGGCCTTGAGGCCGCTCGCCTTCAGGTCGGTCGGGTTGTTACTCATGTTTGTCACTCGAATATTGGCGGAGTGCTTTATGATATAGCGTTTTGGAAGCTCCCGCTCGAACGTATTGAGGTTAACTATGCCTGTCAAACAAGCCGTATTCCATCGATTCTCCACCAAAGCGGCGCTGGCGGCGGGTCTCGCCTGCACGTTGACGCTGTCCGGCTGCGCCTCCTGGCGTAACCAGACGCGTCCGGCGCCGCCGGTGGCGACGGATGCGGCCGCCAGTGCGTCCGACGCGGAAAAGTCGGCCGCCATCGCCAATGCCGGCGCCCAGACCGTCCAGGCCACGCGCCTGCAGCGCTTCCTGTGGATCTTCTCGCCGTATCGCCCAGACATCCAGCAGGGCAACTTCGTCTCGCAAGAGATGCTGAACCAGCTCAAGGCCGGCCAGACCCGCGACCAGGTGCGCTTCCTGCTCGGTTCGCCGCTGCTGATGGACGCCTTCCACGCCGACCGCTGGGATTA
It includes:
- a CDS encoding HAD family hydrolase, translated to MTRQPWPKAVLFDLDDTLWPIAPVILEAEKLLYAWLAEHAPLVAERFTIDSLRAARLELLAARPEFGIDLGALRHAGLVAAFEQVGEDPGKVELAMTVFFAARNAVTPYDDVVPGLERLKKHVLVGSVTNGVADLQTIGLAHHFQASVAARQYGRAKPDPGIFLAGCAALGVEPGETLYVGDDLLLDVQGAQRAGLRAAWMNRTGKVNELAHEVRPDVEVASLDALLDWLGFM
- a CDS encoding outer membrane protein assembly factor BamE — protein: MPVKQAVFHRFSTKAALAAGLACTLTLSGCASWRNQTRPAPPVATDAAASASDAEKSAAIANAGAQTVQATRLQRFLWIFSPYRPDIQQGNFVSQEMLNQLKAGQTRDQVRFLLGSPLLMDAFHADRWDYPFYLARGNGELTTSRVTVFFKNDVVERFEGGNLPSEREYIDRIAGPSKGSKAHPDRRPVEPAKVNAPATQQ
- the hrcA gene encoding heat-inducible transcriptional repressor HrcA, which codes for MQLDQRAQTLLKALVERYIADGQPVGSRALSKLSGLELSPATIRNVMADLEEMGFVASPHTSAGRIPTPRGYRVFVDTLLTVGPIDDKAVDAERMRLPQPLSNLQPQKLIANAAQMLSSLSQFAGVVQSPRRESVFQQIEFLRLGEKRILLVIVDPRGDVQNRLLLLDKDYSPAQLTQSANYLNQNFAGLSFDAVRKRLSGELQQLRDDMGRLMQAAVEAGSEAMAEGDDMVIAGERNLLSVSDLSSNMSSLRQMFEMFEQKTGLMQLLDVSSKAGGVQIFIGGESKLVPMDEMSVVTAPYAVDGRIVGTLGVIGPTRMAYERVIPIVDITAKLLSNALSHG
- the fur gene encoding ferric iron uptake transcriptional regulator — translated: MSNNPTDLKASGLKATLPRLKILEIFQNSSVRHLTAEDVYKILLADNMDVGLATVYRVLTQFEQAGLLNRNHFETGKAIYELNAGSHHDHLVCVTCGRVEEFYDDEIEKRQQMIAEQHGFTIVEHALAIYGSCPQCRGIAKPE